A DNA window from Gillisia sp. Hel1_33_143 contains the following coding sequences:
- a CDS encoding enoyl-ACP reductase gives MSYNLLKGKRGIIFGALDENSIAWKTAERVHEEGGTFVLTNAPIAMRMGSIKQLAEKTNSEIIPADATKVEDLENLVTKAQEILGGKIDFVLHSIGMSVNVRKGNHYTDMNYDYTQKGWDVSAVSFHKTMQVLYKQDAMNEWGSIVALTYMAAQRVFPDYNDMADNKAYLESIARSFGYFFGKDKKVRVNTISQSPTPTTAGQGVKGFDGFIAYADKMSPLGNATAMDCADYTISLFSDLTKRVTLQNLYNDGGFSNMGVSQGVMETFMKEEE, from the coding sequence ATGTCATACAATCTACTAAAAGGAAAAAGAGGAATTATATTTGGAGCTCTAGATGAGAATTCTATTGCCTGGAAAACTGCAGAACGCGTTCATGAAGAAGGTGGAACTTTTGTACTAACCAATGCGCCAATTGCAATGAGAATGGGAAGCATTAAGCAATTAGCAGAAAAAACCAATTCTGAAATCATTCCTGCAGATGCTACTAAAGTAGAAGACTTGGAAAACCTTGTTACCAAAGCTCAGGAGATCTTGGGAGGCAAGATAGATTTTGTATTGCATTCTATTGGAATGTCTGTAAACGTGAGAAAAGGGAATCACTATACAGATATGAATTATGATTATACTCAAAAAGGTTGGGATGTTTCTGCTGTGTCTTTTCATAAAACCATGCAAGTGCTTTATAAGCAAGATGCCATGAATGAGTGGGGAAGTATTGTTGCATTAACCTATATGGCTGCACAAAGAGTTTTTCCAGATTATAATGATATGGCAGATAATAAGGCATATTTAGAATCTATAGCTCGTAGTTTTGGTTATTTCTTCGGAAAAGATAAAAAAGTAAGAGTAAATACTATTTCTCAATCTCCAACACCAACAACTGCAGGGCAGGGAGTAAAAGGATTTGATGGATTTATAGCTTATGCAGATAAGATGTCTCCTTTAGGAAATGCAACTGCTATGGATTGTGCAGATTATACCATTTCTCTTTTCTCGGATCTTACAAAAAGAGTAACCCTTCAAAATTTATATAACGATGGTGGATTCTCTAATATGGGAGTTAGCCAAGGGGTGATGGAAACATTTATGAAAGAAGAAGAATAG
- the recN gene encoding DNA repair protein RecN, whose protein sequence is MLTSLSIKNYALIEDIKINLQQGFTIITGETGAGKSIMLGALGLLLGKRADYSGIRNAENKCVIEGVFEISNYKLQSFFKKEDLDYETQTIIRREILASGKSRAFINDTPVTLPVLSKLGDFLIDIHGQHQTLSLGENQYQFQVLDTLSKNKDLLQEYTAALRSYKKLQQHLSELKESQAQALKEHDYNVFLLNELEEARLKNGMQEELEERFEELSNVETLTEHLGAAVNYIQQEEIGSLSSLKEVRNSLSKIAGLSSNYTSLKERVESVIIELDDVAQDLETSLDRVEANPKELEEVNAKLQVIYNLQKKHTAETIQELLDIAASLREKVDLTENAEADLEKVILEITNAKVALTKIAKEIHDKRAKAIPGFIAKVEKILTDLGMPNARLKIELNFKEEYFNNGQDQLLWYLSANKGGDFNELKKAASGGELSRIMLAVKSILATQSKLPTIIFDEIDTGVSGDIAQKMGDILQSMGSSMQVLAITHLPQIAGKGSKHFKIFKEDIKDSTVTKIRELETGERIKELAMMLGGNTLSESAMAHAKSLLN, encoded by the coding sequence TTGTTGACCTCATTATCAATTAAAAATTATGCCTTGATTGAAGATATCAAGATCAATCTTCAGCAGGGTTTTACTATTATTACCGGAGAAACAGGAGCCGGGAAATCTATTATGTTAGGTGCTCTTGGTTTATTACTTGGTAAGCGTGCAGATTATAGCGGAATTAGAAATGCAGAAAATAAATGCGTAATAGAAGGCGTGTTCGAAATTTCTAATTATAAACTACAGTCCTTTTTTAAAAAGGAAGATCTGGACTATGAAACACAAACAATTATTCGAAGAGAAATATTAGCTTCAGGTAAGTCTAGAGCTTTTATAAACGATACTCCGGTTACGCTTCCTGTTTTAAGTAAGCTTGGAGATTTTCTAATAGACATTCACGGGCAACATCAAACCTTAAGCTTAGGTGAGAATCAATACCAATTTCAGGTTTTAGATACCTTGTCTAAAAATAAAGATCTGTTGCAGGAATATACTGCTGCATTAAGATCTTACAAAAAACTTCAGCAGCATTTATCAGAATTAAAAGAGTCTCAGGCGCAAGCTTTAAAAGAGCATGACTATAATGTATTTCTATTAAACGAGCTTGAAGAAGCTAGGTTAAAAAATGGAATGCAGGAGGAGTTGGAAGAACGCTTTGAAGAGTTGAGCAATGTAGAAACGCTCACAGAACATTTAGGGGCTGCCGTAAATTACATTCAGCAAGAAGAGATAGGAAGTTTAAGCAGTTTAAAGGAGGTGAGAAATAGCCTAAGTAAAATTGCCGGACTTTCTTCTAATTATACCTCGCTTAAAGAACGGGTAGAAAGCGTTATCATAGAATTAGATGATGTTGCGCAGGATCTGGAAACTTCTTTAGACAGAGTAGAAGCAAACCCCAAAGAGCTGGAAGAAGTAAACGCCAAATTGCAGGTGATCTATAATTTGCAAAAGAAGCATACTGCAGAAACTATACAGGAGCTTCTAGATATTGCTGCAAGTTTGCGCGAAAAAGTAGATCTTACAGAAAATGCAGAAGCAGATCTGGAAAAGGTAATTTTAGAAATAACCAATGCTAAGGTAGCTTTAACCAAGATAGCAAAAGAGATTCATGATAAAAGAGCAAAGGCAATTCCAGGCTTTATAGCCAAGGTAGAAAAGATCTTAACAGATCTTGGAATGCCAAACGCCAGATTAAAGATAGAGCTCAATTTTAAAGAGGAATATTTTAATAATGGTCAAGATCAATTATTATGGTATTTGTCTGCCAATAAAGGGGGAGATTTCAACGAGCTTAAAAAGGCTGCATCCGGAGGAGAATTATCTAGAATTATGCTGGCTGTAAAAAGCATTCTTGCTACACAAAGCAAATTACCTACCATTATCTTTGATGAAATAGATACAGGTGTTTCCGGAGATATTGCTCAAAAGATGGGAGATATTCTGCAGAGTATGGGAAGCAGTATGCAGGTGCTGGCAATTACTCACCTGCCGCAAATTGCAGGGAAGGGAAGCAAGCATTTCAAAATATTTAAAGAAGATATTAAAGATTCTACGGTTACAAAGATCAGAGAATTAGAAACAGGAGAAAGAATAAAAGAACTAGCAATGATGCTGGGTGGTAACACCCTTAGTGAATCGGCTATGGCGCATGCAAAATCGCTGCTTAATTAA
- a CDS encoding DUF4835 family protein, with product MNKIVLVIVFFLSLISVRAQELNAEVIVNAEQTGQANLSVFKTLQRSLSEFVNQNSWTENGLRNEERISCSFFINITNFENQTFSGTIQVQSSRPVFGSTFITPVFNFNDEQFNFTYQEFEPLNYSQNSYTSNLVSVMSYYIYTILGLDADSFEQESGTPYFQEANRIVTTAQQGNSAGWKGSDGTRSRYRLNADLLSGAYLDYRTAIYKYHRLGLDVMHKDPVAGKKAISGSIQNLKKMNESWPNSLLMRVFFDAKAQEIEQIFSGGPEVPLSDLIRDLNRIAPMYAENWRNIQF from the coding sequence ATGAATAAGATCGTTCTAGTTATTGTTTTCTTTTTGAGCCTGATCTCTGTAAGAGCTCAGGAATTAAATGCAGAGGTTATAGTTAATGCCGAACAAACAGGGCAGGCAAACTTATCGGTGTTTAAAACATTGCAAAGATCTCTTTCAGAATTCGTGAATCAAAATTCATGGACAGAGAATGGATTAAGAAACGAAGAACGTATAAGTTGTAGTTTCTTTATTAACATCACCAATTTTGAGAATCAAACATTTTCAGGAACCATACAGGTGCAATCTTCCAGACCGGTCTTTGGATCTACCTTTATAACTCCGGTTTTTAATTTTAATGATGAGCAATTCAACTTTACTTATCAGGAATTTGAACCTTTAAACTACAGTCAGAATTCATACACTTCCAATCTGGTTTCTGTTATGTCCTATTATATTTATACCATTTTAGGCCTGGATGCAGATTCTTTTGAGCAGGAAAGCGGAACTCCGTATTTTCAGGAAGCAAATAGAATTGTAACTACCGCCCAACAAGGTAATTCTGCAGGGTGGAAAGGTTCTGATGGAACCAGATCTAGATACAGACTTAATGCAGATCTACTTTCCGGAGCTTATTTAGATTATAGAACAGCTATCTACAAATATCATAGATTGGGGCTAGATGTTATGCATAAAGATCCGGTAGCAGGTAAGAAAGCTATTTCAGGATCCATTCAGAATTTAAAGAAAATGAATGAGAGCTGGCCAAATTCTTTATTAATGCGTGTATTCTTTGATGCGAAAGCACAGGAGATCGAGCAGATCTTTTCTGGAGGGCCAGAAGTTCCATTATCAGATCTTATTAGAGATCTTAATAGAATAGCGCCTATGTATGCTGAAAATTGGAGAAACATCCAATTCTAG
- the coaBC gene encoding bifunctional phosphopantothenoylcysteine decarboxylase/phosphopantothenate--cysteine ligase CoaBC yields MGVLEGKKILLGITAGIAAYKTASLVRLFVKSGAEVKVIMTPAAKDFITPLTLSTLSKNEVVSSFTEDDENAVWNNHVELGLWADFMLIAPATANTMAKMAGGTSNNLLLATYLSAKCPVYFAPAMDLDMYQHPATKKSLDTLQSYGNILIPAESGELASGLKGEGRMAEPENIVAFIENRLSIDLPLRGKKILISAGPTYEAIDPVRFIGNHSSGKMGYEIAKQALALGAEVILVSGPTSLALEAKELTIIRVTTAQQMFEAMNSNFENADILIAAAAVADYRPKTVAAQKMKKKDTSLQIELEPTIDILATLGKQKTHQKLIGFALETNNELEHAKGKLERKNLDFIVLNSLNDKGAGFKSDTNKITIVSKEAIKTFELKSKTEVAKDILKEVISLMHE; encoded by the coding sequence ATGGGGGTGCTAGAGGGCAAAAAAATACTGCTTGGAATTACCGCAGGTATTGCAGCGTATAAAACGGCTTCTTTAGTACGATTATTTGTAAAGTCTGGTGCAGAGGTTAAGGTTATTATGACTCCCGCTGCAAAGGATTTTATTACTCCTCTTACGCTTTCTACACTTTCTAAGAATGAAGTGGTCTCTTCTTTTACAGAAGATGATGAGAATGCCGTATGGAACAATCACGTAGAACTCGGCCTTTGGGCCGATTTTATGCTTATAGCCCCTGCCACAGCCAACACTATGGCTAAGATGGCAGGTGGTACAAGCAATAACCTATTGCTTGCAACCTATCTTTCTGCAAAATGTCCGGTGTATTTTGCTCCTGCTATGGATCTGGATATGTATCAGCATCCTGCAACTAAGAAAAGTCTAGATACCTTACAATCTTACGGCAATATTCTTATCCCTGCAGAATCTGGAGAACTTGCCAGTGGCTTAAAAGGGGAAGGTAGAATGGCAGAACCAGAAAATATAGTTGCCTTTATAGAGAATAGATTAAGTATTGATCTTCCTCTTAGAGGTAAAAAGATCTTAATAAGTGCCGGTCCCACCTACGAGGCTATAGATCCTGTAAGATTTATTGGCAATCACTCTAGTGGAAAAATGGGATATGAGATAGCAAAACAGGCTTTGGCATTGGGAGCTGAAGTTATTCTTGTTTCGGGTCCTACAAGTTTAGCCCTAGAAGCTAAAGAGCTTACCATTATTAGAGTTACCACAGCACAACAAATGTTTGAGGCTATGAACAGCAATTTTGAAAATGCTGACATTCTTATAGCTGCAGCTGCGGTTGCAGATTATAGACCCAAGACTGTTGCGGCTCAAAAGATGAAGAAGAAAGACACTTCTTTGCAGATAGAGCTAGAACCAACCATAGATATTTTAGCTACCTTAGGAAAGCAGAAAACCCATCAGAAATTAATTGGGTTTGCATTAGAGACCAATAATGAGCTGGAACATGCAAAAGGGAAATTAGAACGTAAAAATCTAGATTTTATAGTACTCAATTCTTTAAATGATAAAGGTGCCGGCTTTAAGTCTGATACCAACAAAATAACTATAGTTTCTAAAGAAGCGATTAAAACTTTTGAACTTAAGTCTAAGACAGAAGTTGCCAAAGATATTTTAAAAGAAGTAATTTCATTGATGCATGAATAA
- a CDS encoding DNA-directed RNA polymerase subunit omega, whose amino-acid sequence MDLKKSNAPINTTTIDKNLVDAPTNNIYEAIAIISKRATQINSEIKKELLEKLDEFATYNDSLDEVFENKEQIEVSKFYEKLPKPHSLAVQEWLEDKIYYRDTTETSEEV is encoded by the coding sequence ATGGATTTAAAGAAAAGTAATGCGCCAATAAACACTACCACTATCGACAAGAATTTGGTAGATGCCCCTACAAACAATATCTATGAGGCTATTGCGATCATTTCTAAAAGAGCAACTCAGATTAACTCTGAGATCAAAAAAGAGCTTTTAGAAAAATTAGATGAGTTCGCTACTTATAATGACAGTCTAGATGAGGTTTTTGAGAACAAAGAGCAAATAGAGGTTTCTAAGTTCTACGAAAAATTACCTAAGCCACATTCTTTAGCAGTACAGGAGTGGCTAGAAGACAAGATCTATTACAGAGATACTACAGAAACTTCTGAAGAAGTATAA
- a CDS encoding outer membrane protein assembly factor BamD: protein MKKGLLLLSVFLMLVSCGEYQKVLKNEDVGAKYTLAEKLYNEGKAENSKAKFRKSLRLLDQIVPQYRGKPQGEKVTFIYADTYYELDDNYNAGYQFERFTQSYPNSEKIDEAAFKSAKSYYFLSPRYDLDQTETVKAVEELQKYIDMHPEGAYIAEANTLVADLRVKLEKKAFEIAKQYHHTTNYKSSIVAFNNFITDYPGSPFKEAAYYYRFDSAYELAINSYQYLMKERLETAGGYYKSYNKYYPEGSEYYEQIQVSNQDLESRLQNF from the coding sequence ATGAAAAAAGGTTTATTATTACTAAGTGTGTTTTTAATGTTGGTATCTTGTGGTGAGTACCAAAAAGTATTGAAAAATGAAGACGTTGGTGCAAAATACACTTTAGCCGAAAAGCTTTATAACGAAGGCAAAGCGGAAAATAGTAAAGCTAAGTTTAGAAAATCTTTAAGATTACTAGATCAAATTGTGCCTCAATATAGAGGGAAACCTCAGGGAGAGAAAGTAACTTTTATCTATGCAGATACGTATTATGAATTAGATGATAATTATAATGCAGGATATCAGTTCGAGCGTTTTACACAATCGTATCCTAACAGTGAAAAAATAGACGAAGCAGCTTTTAAGAGTGCTAAAAGTTATTATTTTCTATCTCCAAGATATGACCTAGATCAAACAGAAACAGTTAAAGCAGTAGAAGAGCTTCAAAAATACATAGATATGCATCCGGAAGGAGCCTATATAGCAGAAGCAAATACATTGGTAGCAGATTTAAGAGTAAAGCTTGAAAAGAAAGCTTTTGAGATCGCTAAGCAATATCACCATACCACCAATTATAAGTCTTCTATAGTAGCTTTTAATAATTTTATTACAGATTATCCAGGCTCTCCTTTTAAAGAAGCTGCGTATTACTATAGATTTGATTCTGCTTATGAGTTGGCGATCAATAGTTATCAATACTTAATGAAAGAGAGATTAGAAACGGCAGGTGGTTATTACAAGTCGTATAATAAATATTACCCTGAGGGAAGCGAGTATTACGAGCAGATACAGGTTTCAAATCAGGATTTAGAATCAAGACTACAAAATTTTTAA
- the dapA gene encoding 4-hydroxy-tetrahydrodipicolinate synthase, whose protein sequence is MNNKFKGTGVAIITPFKTDLSVDVEGLASLVKRQIDNGIDYIVVLGTTGESATLTKGEKELVKNTIITANNGQLPLVLGIGGNDTAGLVKEFQDTDLTSFDAILSVSPFYNKPTQEGIYQHYKALAAVATKPIILYNVPGRTASNMLPTTIKRLATDFKNIIGVKEAAGDIVQAMKLIAAVPKDFLVISGDDMITLPMVLAGGHGVISVIGQGLPSEFSKMVNLGLENKVKEAYELHYKIAPSIDMIFAEGNPAGIKALLQVKNWTEDTVRLPLVAASENLKKEIGDFVSNFK, encoded by the coding sequence ATGAATAATAAATTTAAAGGAACAGGGGTTGCTATTATTACTCCTTTTAAAACAGATCTATCTGTAGATGTAGAAGGATTAGCTTCATTGGTTAAACGGCAAATTGATAATGGTATAGATTATATAGTAGTTCTGGGAACTACAGGAGAGAGTGCTACTCTTACTAAAGGAGAAAAAGAACTTGTTAAGAATACTATAATTACTGCTAATAACGGGCAGCTACCTTTAGTATTGGGTATTGGAGGTAATGATACTGCAGGTTTAGTTAAAGAATTTCAGGATACAGATCTTACCAGTTTTGATGCCATCTTATCTGTTTCTCCCTTTTATAACAAGCCTACTCAAGAAGGGATTTATCAGCATTATAAAGCTTTAGCAGCTGTAGCTACAAAGCCAATAATCTTGTATAATGTTCCTGGTAGAACGGCTTCAAATATGTTGCCTACAACTATAAAACGTCTGGCTACAGACTTTAAGAATATTATTGGAGTAAAAGAAGCTGCCGGAGATATTGTTCAGGCTATGAAATTGATCGCAGCAGTACCTAAAGACTTTCTAGTGATCTCTGGAGATGATATGATCACGTTGCCAATGGTATTGGCAGGAGGTCATGGTGTGATCTCTGTAATAGGCCAAGGATTACCTTCAGAATTCTCTAAAATGGTGAATCTGGGATTAGAAAATAAGGTAAAAGAAGCGTACGAATTACATTATAAAATAGCACCGTCTATAGATATGATCTTTGCCGAGGGAAATCCTGCCGGGATCAAAGCTTTATTGCAGGTTAAAAACTGGACGGAAGATACTGTGAGGCTCCCACTAGTTGCAGCTTCAGAGAACTTAAAGAAAGAAATTGGAGACTTTGTTTCTAACTTTAAATAA
- a CDS encoding 5'-nucleotidase C-terminal domain-containing protein, with product MNLRSIVALAVIAGTISCNSAKFHTSTIEGNRLAINNEIAADTSIENYIKPYANHIEKVLDSALAYNPTNLVKNDGALNTPIGNMMADLVLEQANPIFKSRTGNTIDMVLLNFGGIRSSIAKGNITTRTAYSAMPFENEIVIAELSPERMKELLQYLEVAKTAHPVSGVQIRVDKDFKVIDAKIQDKPLDAQKNYFVATSDYLQQGGDNMNFFKDPVHLYRTDYKIRNAIIDYFIKVDTIKTVKDNRYIQIK from the coding sequence ATGAATTTGAGATCTATTGTTGCATTGGCAGTAATCGCAGGAACAATTTCTTGCAACAGTGCAAAATTTCATACTTCTACTATAGAAGGAAATAGATTGGCAATAAATAATGAAATTGCTGCAGACACTTCTATAGAAAATTACATAAAACCCTATGCCAATCATATTGAAAAAGTGCTGGATAGCGCATTGGCTTATAATCCAACAAATCTGGTAAAGAATGATGGAGCGCTAAATACGCCTATTGGTAATATGATGGCAGATCTGGTTTTGGAGCAAGCTAACCCTATTTTTAAAAGCAGAACCGGTAATACTATAGATATGGTACTTCTAAATTTTGGCGGAATCCGGTCTTCCATCGCAAAAGGTAATATTACTACCAGAACCGCCTATTCTGCTATGCCATTTGAAAATGAAATTGTTATAGCCGAACTTTCTCCGGAGAGAATGAAGGAACTATTGCAATATCTGGAAGTTGCTAAAACTGCACATCCTGTAAGCGGAGTTCAGATTAGAGTGGACAAAGATTTTAAAGTGATAGATGCTAAAATTCAAGATAAACCGCTGGATGCTCAAAAAAATTACTTTGTAGCAACTTCAGATTATTTGCAGCAAGGCGGAGATAATATGAACTTTTTTAAAGATCCTGTACATCTTTATCGAACAGATTATAAGATCAGAAATGCGATTATAGATTATTTTATTAAGGTGGACACCATTAAGACCGTAAAAGACAATAGATATATTCAAATTAAGTAA
- a CDS encoding bifunctional metallophosphatase/5'-nucleotidase, producing the protein MKRRSFIQQTAATGAFIGLGGLTMSFKENSRKHITILHTNDVHSHIEPFGPEDPKNPNMGGVARRATLVHQIRNENPNTLLLDAGDIFQGTPFFNFYGGELEFKLMSKLKYDAATLGNHDFDNGIDGLYSQLPNADFDFLISNYDFNDTVMNGHTSPYKVYMKDGVKIGIFGIGIELKGLVTDKLYKETKYLDPIEVTQDMTRILKEELKCDLVICLSHLGYEYKNEDKISDIKLARATENIDLIIGGHTHTFLERPTIETNKAGKKVLVNQVGCYGVYLGRIDFYLDNDNNIESKGVSISV; encoded by the coding sequence ATGAAAAGAAGATCATTTATTCAGCAAACCGCTGCAACTGGAGCTTTTATTGGCTTGGGTGGTTTAACGATGTCTTTTAAAGAGAATTCTAGAAAACATATTACTATTTTACATACCAACGATGTACACAGTCATATAGAACCTTTTGGACCGGAAGATCCTAAAAATCCAAATATGGGTGGTGTTGCCAGAAGAGCAACGTTAGTGCATCAAATAAGAAATGAAAATCCAAACACACTGCTTTTAGACGCAGGAGATATTTTTCAAGGAACGCCTTTCTTTAATTTTTACGGTGGAGAATTGGAGTTTAAATTAATGAGCAAGTTAAAATATGATGCTGCAACGCTAGGAAATCATGATTTTGATAATGGCATTGACGGATTGTATTCTCAACTTCCAAATGCAGATTTCGACTTCCTAATTTCAAATTATGATTTCAATGATACTGTAATGAACGGTCATACCTCACCTTACAAAGTCTACATGAAAGATGGAGTTAAGATTGGTATCTTCGGGATAGGGATTGAACTTAAAGGATTGGTTACAGATAAACTTTACAAGGAAACTAAATATTTAGACCCTATTGAAGTAACTCAGGATATGACCAGAATTCTGAAAGAGGAACTAAAATGTGATCTTGTAATTTGTCTTTCTCACTTGGGTTACGAATACAAAAATGAGGATAAGATCTCTGACATAAAATTAGCCAGAGCCACAGAAAATATAGATCTAATAATTGGTGGCCATACCCACACCTTTTTAGAACGCCCTACTATCGAGACCAACAAAGCAGGTAAAAAAGTGCTGGTGAATCAGGTTGGTTGCTACGGAGTTTATCTGGGCAGGATAGATTTCTACTTAGATAATGACAACAATATTGAAAGCAAAGGAGTAAGTATTTCGGTTTAA
- the ligA gene encoding NAD-dependent DNA ligase LigA: MKIEERITQLRKDLHQHNYHYYILDSPEISDYDFDMMLEELQKLETENPEYNDPNSPTHRVGGAVTKNFETVVHNHRMYSLSNSYSKEELEDWEKRVKKMVDGDVEYVCELKYDGASISLTYEDGKLVRAVTRGDGFQGDDVTNNIKTIRSVPLKLKGDFPEKFDIRGEIVLPLEGFVAMNAERVELGEEPYANPRNTASGSLKLQDSAEVAKRPLECLLYSIIGENINLKSQNEGLEKARNWGFKVPKEAELVKNVDEVLQFVNYWEKNRHELPYEIDGVVVKVNNLHQQEELGTTAKSPRWAIAYKFKAEQESTLLKQITYQVGRTGAITPVANLDAVQLAGTVVRRASLHNADQIAKLDIREGDTVFVEKGGEIIPKIVGVDFTKRDPDSKETEYITHCPECDTALVRKEGEAQHYCPNANGCPPQITGRIQHYISRKALDIEGLGGETVALLVNENLISNYADLYALKKEDVMPLERMAERSAENLIQGIEKSKEIPFERVLFGLGIRYVGETVAKKLAKHFKNIQALSKASLEELVNVDEIGGRIAQSVVDFFSSEENVHTIERLTTYGVKLEISAEKLANQTDILNGNTFVISGVFEKISRNDLKKLIEDNGGKVSGSISAKTNFLVAGENMGPSKLAKAEKLGTTIISEDEFLKMVPAAN, from the coding sequence ATGAAGATAGAAGAAAGAATTACTCAGCTCCGTAAAGATTTGCATCAGCATAATTATCATTATTACATTCTGGATAGCCCGGAAATAAGCGATTATGATTTTGATATGATGCTGGAAGAATTGCAGAAATTGGAAACGGAAAATCCTGAGTACAATGATCCAAATTCACCAACGCATAGAGTGGGTGGTGCGGTGACTAAGAATTTTGAAACGGTAGTTCACAATCATAGAATGTATTCTTTGTCTAATTCCTATTCAAAAGAAGAGTTGGAAGATTGGGAGAAGCGCGTTAAAAAGATGGTAGATGGAGATGTGGAATATGTTTGTGAATTAAAATATGATGGTGCTTCTATAAGCCTTACTTATGAAGATGGAAAACTAGTGAGGGCGGTAACTCGAGGAGATGGATTTCAAGGAGATGACGTTACCAATAATATTAAGACCATCAGATCTGTTCCTTTAAAATTAAAAGGAGATTTTCCGGAGAAATTTGATATTCGAGGTGAAATTGTGTTGCCTTTAGAAGGTTTTGTAGCAATGAATGCGGAACGTGTGGAACTTGGTGAAGAACCTTATGCTAACCCGAGAAATACAGCTTCGGGAAGTTTAAAACTTCAGGATAGTGCAGAGGTGGCTAAAAGACCTTTGGAATGTTTATTATACTCCATTATTGGCGAAAATATCAATTTAAAATCTCAAAATGAAGGCTTGGAAAAAGCTAGAAACTGGGGGTTTAAAGTTCCAAAAGAAGCAGAGCTGGTTAAGAATGTAGATGAGGTTTTACAATTTGTAAATTATTGGGAGAAGAACAGGCATGAGCTACCTTATGAGATAGATGGAGTAGTGGTGAAAGTGAATAATTTACATCAACAAGAGGAGTTGGGTACTACTGCCAAATCTCCAAGATGGGCTATTGCTTATAAATTTAAAGCAGAACAAGAATCTACTCTGTTAAAGCAGATCACCTATCAGGTAGGGAGAACCGGCGCCATTACTCCGGTAGCAAATTTGGATGCTGTTCAATTAGCCGGAACAGTAGTGAGAAGAGCTTCGCTGCATAATGCAGATCAAATTGCGAAATTAGATATTAGAGAAGGGGATACCGTTTTTGTAGAAAAAGGTGGTGAGATCATCCCAAAAATTGTAGGTGTAGATTTTACAAAACGAGATCCAGATTCTAAAGAAACCGAATATATTACTCATTGTCCGGAGTGTGATACAGCCTTGGTTAGAAAAGAAGGAGAAGCGCAACATTATTGTCCAAATGCAAATGGTTGTCCTCCTCAAATTACAGGAAGAATTCAGCATTATATCTCTAGAAAAGCGCTGGATATTGAAGGCCTTGGTGGAGAAACAGTGGCTTTATTGGTGAATGAAAACCTGATTAGTAATTACGCAGACCTTTATGCATTAAAGAAAGAAGATGTGATGCCCTTAGAGCGAATGGCAGAGAGATCTGCAGAAAATTTGATCCAAGGAATTGAGAAATCTAAAGAAATTCCGTTCGAGCGAGTTTTATTTGGATTGGGAATTAGATATGTTGGAGAAACGGTAGCTAAAAAACTAGCCAAACATTTTAAGAATATTCAGGCGTTATCTAAAGCGTCTTTGGAAGAATTGGTGAATGTAGACGAAATAGGGGGGCGTATTGCCCAAAGTGTGGTAGATTTCTTTTCTTCAGAAGAGAATGTTCACACTATAGAAAGATTGACAACTTATGGGGTGAAATTGGAAATTTCAGCTGAAAAATTGGCCAATCAAACCGATATTTTAAACGGAAACACATTTGTGATCTCTGGTGTTTTTGAAAAGATCTCCAGAAACGATCTTAAGAAATTAATAGAAGATAACGGCGGAAAAGTTTCAGGATCCATTTCAGCTAAAACAAATTTTTTAGTGGCAGGAGAAAATATGGGGCCAAGTAAATTGGCAAAAGCTGAAAAATTAGGGACTACCATTATTAGTGAAGATGAATTCTTAAAGATGGTTCCAGCTGCAAATTAA